In the Bdellovibrionales bacterium genome, GATCAACTTCATGGCGCGTGAAGCTCGCGGTCTGATCTGTTTGCCGTTGAGCGCCCAGCAAGTGGAGCGTCTGCAATTGCCGCAGATGGTTCCCGAAGACAGAAATCATTCATCTAACAAAACCGCGTTCACCGTCAGTATCGAAGCGGCTCAAGGGGTGACAACAGGAATTTCGGCTGCAGACCGCGCGCACACGATTCGTGTCGCCTCCAATCCAAACGCGAAGGCGGCCGATGTTCATATGCCGGGTCATATTTTTCCGATCCGTGCAAAAGACGGTGGCGTGTTGAAGCGCCCGGGTCACACGGAGGGCAGCGTGGACCTTGCAGTTCTTGCGGGGCTTAATCCGGCGGCGGTGATTTGTGAAGTCATCAATGATGATGGCACCATGGCGCGCGTTCCGGATCTCAAAAAATTTGCACAGAAGCACAATCTAAAAATCGGCACGATTGTCGATTTGATTCAATACCGCCGCACAACTGAGGCCGGTAAACAACTTGTTCAGTAAGAGGATCAGCATGACACAATTCAAAGTCGGAGTCGTTACGGCTCGTTTCAATAGCGAAGTAACAGACAAATTGGAAGAAGGAGCTCTCAGCTATCTTGAAGGCACAGGCCTTGAAGTTTTAGCGGTGAAAGTTCCTGGCGCAGTAGAGATTCCTCTGGCGTGTAAAGCATTATTCGATGCTGGCTGCACGGGTGTTGTTGCTTTGGGTGCAGTGATCCGTGGCGAGACTTCTCACTATGATTATGTTTGCAACAGCGTTGAGCGCGGTGTGACAGCACTGATGCTGGAATACAACAGACCCATCGGCTTCGGTGTGTTGACGACAGAAAACGAAGAGCAAGCGATGGACCGTGCCGGTGGTAAACACGGCAACAAAGGTGCAGAAGCGGCTCAAGTTGTTTTAGAGATGATGGGTCTTTTGACTGAGCTCGGCAAAGAAGCCGCGGTGAAGAGCGCACCAAAGACTTCGTCGGCTCAAGAGCGTCGTGGTGGAAAAGCCACTAAGAAAAAGGCCGCAAAAAAGCCTACCAAGAAAGCAAAAAAGAAATAAACTTACATAAATGGCAGACAAGAAAAACCAAGTCGAAATAGACAGCGAGATCCGCGAAGCCAAAGTCGTGGATCTTTCTCCGAAGATGGAGTTCCGCAAACGGCGCCGAGAGCTCATTACCATCGCGCTGCTGTCTTTGCTCGTCTTCTTTCTGACTTGGTTTGAAATCCGCATTCTTGCAACCAGCAAGCAGCTGCCTTTCGTACACAGCATTTTCTTCTTTGGTCTGGTTAACTTCAACATCATCCTGTTGTTGCTTTTGATCTTCCTGATTTTCCGTAACGTCGTAAAAGTTTTCGTTGAGCGACGGGGCAAGATCTTTGGCAGCAGTTTGAAGGCCAAACTGATTGCCGCGTTCGTGGCGTTTAGTACAATCCCGACCTTGTTGATGTTCGTGATCTCGGTGTTTTATATCAACTCGAGCTTCGATAAGTGGTTCAGCGTAAAAATGGTCGGAGTTCTTAAGAGTTCGCTCGAAGTGACCAACGCGTACTACGCGGGGACAAAGACCAAGAACTATCACTTTGCTCACCAGATCGCGAACCGTGTTCAAAAAGAACGGAACCCGGCCGCAATTCAAAAAACCATCAATCAGCTTCGTAAAGAATATGCTCTTGATTCGGTTGAATACTATCCTTCGTTGTTCCAGGGCCGCATGTCGTCGTTCTCTGAGGATGACAACATTCCGCCAATTCCGCCGGTCTCTCTTGAGTTCTTACAGAAGGGCGTCAAGGCCCATCGCGAGTGGAGTACCATTCATCAATTCGGTGAAGGAAATCTCGTTCGCGTGATCGTGCCGGTGAAAGAGGGCGAAGATCGTGGTGCCATCGTTGTATCAAGCTTCGTTCCGCTGTCGTTGATTTCGCGGATGAACGACGTGGGGACCGCCTACGAAGAGTTCCGCGACATCAATCCGCTTGAATATCCGCTCAAATCTATTTACCTGATCATCTTGTTCTTGATCACATTTGTGATTCTGCTCGCCGCGACTTGGTTTGGTTTCTACCTCGCTCGTCAGCTGGCGGTGCCGCTCGTGCAGCTGGGTAAAGCGACCTTGCGAGTTGCCGGCGGAGACTACACACAGAAAATTGAAACGAGCTCCGGCAGTGAAGAGATCTCATTGCTGATCACGTCGTTTAATAAAATGACTGAGACTCTCGCAACGTCCGAGCGTGAGTTACATAATACTTTGCAAGATTTGGATCAGCACAATCGCTACATCGAAGTTGTGCTCGGGAACGTCAGCACGGGTGTGATCTCTGTAGGTCAAAACGGCCAGGTCACAACGATCAATCGTCACGCGGCGGATCTGCTTAAGATCGATCCAGCGAAATACGTCGGCCGTCCAGTGCGTGAGCTTTTGACTCTTGAATATTTCCGCACTTTCTCTGAATTGCTCAAGACCATGCAGGATCACAAGATTGAAAACATCTCGAAAGAATTCCATGTGAATGTTCAAGGCCAATCGATCCCGCTGCAAATGAATCTATCGATCTTGAAAGACGAACGTGGTCAGGAAGTCGGTATGATTCTCGTCTTCGACGACATGAGCCCAATCGTCAATGCTCAGCGTGCGGCGGCTTGGACGGAAGTCGCTCGTCGTATCGCCCACGAAATTAAGAATCCGCTGACACCCATCAAACTTTCTGCAGAACGCCTGCAACGCAAGTTTGGTGCGCAGGTCACGGATCCGGCATTTAGCGAATGCACGAACATGATCATTCACCAAGTCGATGATTTGAAGAAAATGGTTAACGAGTTCAGTCAGTTCGCCCGCTTGCCGCAAAGTAAACCTGTGACGGGAACGCTCAACAAAGTCATCGAAGAGTCTCTGATGGTCTTCCGTCAGGCGCATCCGAATGTGAAGTTCGACTTCCAAGAGGATCCGAACTTGCCAGAGTTTAAATTCGACCCGGATCAAATCCGTCGCGTGTTCGTGAACTTGATCGACAACTCCGTGGCAGCTCTCAGCAAAGAGGCTGAGCCTGTGATTACGATCACCACTCGCTACGATGCGGATCTTAAGATCGTCCGCCTGACCGTGGCAGACAACGGCGAGGGGATTCCGGCAGCAGAACGCAACCGCATCTTTGAGCCTTATTACAGCACTAAAGAGGGAGGCACCGGTCTCGGCCTTCCGATCGTTAAAAGAATTATTGAAGATCATAATGGCTTCATCCGCGCGACTGCGAATGAGCCTAAAGGAACTAAAATGCTGATGGAACTTCCAGTAAACGTCGTTGACGCCTGGAGCCCGTCAAAGGCAGGGAATAAAGTATGAGCGAAAACAAAAAATACAAAATCCTGATTATCGACGACGAAGCACCGATCCGCGAGGTTTTGGGCGCGACTCTCAAAGATGAAGGCTACACCGTTTCTAGCGCCCAAGATGGCGTTTCGGGCCTTCAGGCGATTCGTCAGTTTAATCCTGACATCGTCTTCCTCGACATCTGGATGCCGGGCGATCTCGATGGGATTCAGGTTTTGAATCAAGCCCGCAAAGAATTCCCGCAAGTGGACTTCGTGATGATCTCCGGCCACGGAACGATCGAGACTGCCGTAAAAGCAACGAAGCTTGGCGCTTACGACTTTATCGAGAAGCCGCTTTCAATGGACAAGATCACGATCATCATCTCAAACATCTTGAACTACCAAGCTGAGCGTGAAGAGAAGGTTTTGCTCTTAAATAAACTCCGTAAGAGCATTGCTCTCATCGGTGAAGCGCCGGCGATCATGGCGACAAAGCAAATCATCGCGAAGATGGCGCCGACGCAGTCTTGGATTCTCGTTGCCGGCGAGCCGGGCGTAGGTAAAGCGCTGGCGGCGCAAAACATCCACTACCTCAGCACGCGCGCAGGTAAAGCTTTCGTCGACGTGAACTGCGGTACGATTCCTGAAGATCTTCTCGAGAGCGAAATCTTCGGTATCGAGAAGGGCGCAATGCCCGGTGTGGAAAAAGTTAAAAAAGGAAAGCTCGATCTCGCTCAGGGCGGGACGTTGTTCCTCAATGAGGTCGCGGCTTTGACTCCGGAAGTTCAACACCGTCTCGTAAAATTCTACGAGACGAAAGCTTATTACCGTGTCGGTGGCTCTGAAGAAATCCGTGGCGACGTTCGCATCATCGCCACGACGACCAAAGATCTTGAAAAAATGGTTAAAGAAGGCCGTTTCAGTGAAGACCTCTACTATAAACTCAACATCATCCCGTTCCGTATGCCGACCATGCGCGAGCGTCCAGAGGACATTCCAGTTTTGACTTCTTACTTCAGCGACCACGTAGCTCGTGAGGGTGGTTATTTGAAAAAGGCCTTCTCGGAGCAAGCGATGGAGGCCATGATGAAATACGAGTGGCCGGGCAACGTGCGCGAGTTGAAGAACTTCATCGAGCGCGTGTACATCCTCACTCCAGGCGAGTTCGTTGATTTGCATGACGTGCGCTTTGCCGGTCTTGTCGGCAAAGAAGACGATAAAATGAGCATGGACGCGATGTCGACCTTCCGTGAAGCTCGTGCGCGTTTCGAAAAAGAATACCTTCTCAAGAAAATTGCTGAAAACGGCGGCAACATCAGCAAGACCGCTGAAGTGATTGGACTTGAAAGAAGCTATTTACATCGTAAGATTAAGTCTTACGGCATCGAGGTATCATAATGTCACAAACAGCAATTACTCCTACACGCGCGCAAAATTATCCAGAATGGTATCAGGAGGTCATCAAGGCCGCTGATATGGCTGAGAACTCGCCGGTTCGCGGTTGCATGGTGATTAAACCATGGGGCTATGCGATCTGGGAAAACATGCAAAAGGTTCTCGATGGCAAGTTCAAAGAAACCGGCCACATGAATGCTTACTTCCCACTTTTGATTCCATTGAGCTTTCTTGAGCAGGAAGCTGAACACGTTGAGGGATTCGCAAAAGAGTGCGCGGTGGTTACTCATCATCGTTTGAAAGCCGGACCAGACGGCAAATTGATTCCAGACGGTAAACTCGAAGAACCTTTGATCATTCGTCCAACCAGCGAAACGATCATCGGTCACCAATACGCAAAATGGGTTAAGTCTTACCGTGATTTGCCAATTCTCGTGAATCAATGGTGCAACGTTATGCGCTGGGAAATGCGTACGCGTATGTTCCTCCGCACAGCGGAATTCCTCTGGCAAGAGGGGCATACTGTTCACGCGACAGCTGAAGAAGCTAAAGAAGAAACTCTGAAAATGTTGGACGTTTACGCTGACTTTGCCGAGAACTACATGGCGATTCCAGTGACGAAAGGGATGAAAACTCCAGACGAGAGATTCCCAGGCGCAGTTGATACTTACACTATCGAAGCGATGATGCAGGATAATAAGGCTTTGCAATCAGGCACGTCTCACTTCTTGGGACAGAACTTCGCAAAAGCTTCCGGCATTAAGTTCCTCAGTAAAGAGGGCAAAGAAGAGATTGCATGGACGACTTCTTGGGGTATGTCGACTCGTATGATCGGCGGCCTCATCATGACCCATAGTGATGACGACGGCTTGGTGTTGCCGCCAAAAATTGCCCCACTTCACGTAGCCATCATGCCGATCTACCGTAACGATGAAGAGCGCACACAAGTGCTTGAGTACGTAAATACTTTGGCAAAAGAAATCCGCGCTTCACGCTACGATGGTCAACCGATCATGGTGAAAGTCGACGACCGCGATATCCGCGGCGGCGATAAAGCATGGCAGTACATCAAGCAAGGTGTTCCAGTTCGTGTAGAAGTGGGCCCTCGCGATATGGCGAAAGGCGAAGTATTCGTCGGCCGTCGTGATAAAGGTGTTAAAGAAAAATCAGGAATGGCTCGTGGTTTGTTTGTAGAATCTTTGCCGAAGATCCTTGAAGAAATTCAGCAAAACATCTTCAACAAAGCTAAAGCACATCGTGAGGCCAATACCAAGAAGATCGATAATCTGAAAGACTTCGAAGCCTTCTTCGGTGGCGATGCCGAGTCTCAAGCGGGTGGCTTTGCGCTTGTTCACTGGAATGAGGCGGCGATCGGTCACGAGATCCTCGCGAAGTTAAAAGTCACTCCACGCTGTATCCCTCTCGATGGGCCGGCGGAAGACGGCATCTGTATCTTTACTGGTAAGCCGTCTAAGAAACGTGTTATTTTTGCGAAGTCTTACTAATTAGAATCTTTTAAAATTAAAAAGAGGAAGCCCCTAAGGCTTCCTCTTTTT is a window encoding:
- the ribB gene encoding 3,4-dihydroxy-2-butanone-4-phosphate synthase; this translates as MSFNSITELIEDIRAGKMVILVDDEDRENEGDLVLAADHVTPEAINFMAREARGLICLPLSAQQVERLQLPQMVPEDRNHSSNKTAFTVSIEAAQGVTTGISAADRAHTIRVASNPNAKAADVHMPGHIFPIRAKDGGVLKRPGHTEGSVDLAVLAGLNPAAVICEVINDDGTMARVPDLKKFAQKHNLKIGTIVDLIQYRRTTEAGKQLVQ
- a CDS encoding sigma-54-dependent Fis family transcriptional regulator, whose product is MSENKKYKILIIDDEAPIREVLGATLKDEGYTVSSAQDGVSGLQAIRQFNPDIVFLDIWMPGDLDGIQVLNQARKEFPQVDFVMISGHGTIETAVKATKLGAYDFIEKPLSMDKITIIISNILNYQAEREEKVLLLNKLRKSIALIGEAPAIMATKQIIAKMAPTQSWILVAGEPGVGKALAAQNIHYLSTRAGKAFVDVNCGTIPEDLLESEIFGIEKGAMPGVEKVKKGKLDLAQGGTLFLNEVAALTPEVQHRLVKFYETKAYYRVGGSEEIRGDVRIIATTTKDLEKMVKEGRFSEDLYYKLNIIPFRMPTMRERPEDIPVLTSYFSDHVAREGGYLKKAFSEQAMEAMMKYEWPGNVRELKNFIERVYILTPGEFVDLHDVRFAGLVGKEDDKMSMDAMSTFREARARFEKEYLLKKIAENGGNISKTAEVIGLERSYLHRKIKSYGIEVS
- a CDS encoding 6,7-dimethyl-8-ribityllumazine synthase; translated protein: MTQFKVGVVTARFNSEVTDKLEEGALSYLEGTGLEVLAVKVPGAVEIPLACKALFDAGCTGVVALGAVIRGETSHYDYVCNSVERGVTALMLEYNRPIGFGVLTTENEEQAMDRAGGKHGNKGAEAAQVVLEMMGLLTELGKEAAVKSAPKTSSAQERRGGKATKKKAAKKPTKKAKKK
- a CDS encoding proline--tRNA ligase; the encoded protein is MSQTAITPTRAQNYPEWYQEVIKAADMAENSPVRGCMVIKPWGYAIWENMQKVLDGKFKETGHMNAYFPLLIPLSFLEQEAEHVEGFAKECAVVTHHRLKAGPDGKLIPDGKLEEPLIIRPTSETIIGHQYAKWVKSYRDLPILVNQWCNVMRWEMRTRMFLRTAEFLWQEGHTVHATAEEAKEETLKMLDVYADFAENYMAIPVTKGMKTPDERFPGAVDTYTIEAMMQDNKALQSGTSHFLGQNFAKASGIKFLSKEGKEEIAWTTSWGMSTRMIGGLIMTHSDDDGLVLPPKIAPLHVAIMPIYRNDEERTQVLEYVNTLAKEIRASRYDGQPIMVKVDDRDIRGGDKAWQYIKQGVPVRVEVGPRDMAKGEVFVGRRDKGVKEKSGMARGLFVESLPKILEEIQQNIFNKAKAHREANTKKIDNLKDFEAFFGGDAESQAGGFALVHWNEAAIGHEILAKLKVTPRCIPLDGPAEDGICIFTGKPSKKRVIFAKSY
- a CDS encoding HAMP domain-containing protein, with the translated sequence MEFRKRRRELITIALLSLLVFFLTWFEIRILATSKQLPFVHSIFFFGLVNFNIILLLLLIFLIFRNVVKVFVERRGKIFGSSLKAKLIAAFVAFSTIPTLLMFVISVFYINSSFDKWFSVKMVGVLKSSLEVTNAYYAGTKTKNYHFAHQIANRVQKERNPAAIQKTINQLRKEYALDSVEYYPSLFQGRMSSFSEDDNIPPIPPVSLEFLQKGVKAHREWSTIHQFGEGNLVRVIVPVKEGEDRGAIVVSSFVPLSLISRMNDVGTAYEEFRDINPLEYPLKSIYLIILFLITFVILLAATWFGFYLARQLAVPLVQLGKATLRVAGGDYTQKIETSSGSEEISLLITSFNKMTETLATSERELHNTLQDLDQHNRYIEVVLGNVSTGVISVGQNGQVTTINRHAADLLKIDPAKYVGRPVRELLTLEYFRTFSELLKTMQDHKIENISKEFHVNVQGQSIPLQMNLSILKDERGQEVGMILVFDDMSPIVNAQRAAAWTEVARRIAHEIKNPLTPIKLSAERLQRKFGAQVTDPAFSECTNMIIHQVDDLKKMVNEFSQFARLPQSKPVTGTLNKVIEESLMVFRQAHPNVKFDFQEDPNLPEFKFDPDQIRRVFVNLIDNSVAALSKEAEPVITITTRYDADLKIVRLTVADNGEGIPAAERNRIFEPYYSTKEGGTGLGLPIVKRIIEDHNGFIRATANEPKGTKMLMELPVNVVDAWSPSKAGNKV